The Halopelagius inordinatus genomic interval GCTTCTGTCGGTCGCGCGTGTAGCTCTCGGTCCGCGGACCGTATCTGCGAACTCACACTATGTCATCCGAACACGACGGTTCGACAGACGAGGCACAGCGACTCTCCGTCCACTTGACGAACGGCCCCACCGTGACCTGCGGGAACTTCAAAGCCATCGCGGAGGGCGTTCTCCTTTTTGCGGACCCGGGACGAGAGCGCGTCTCCGGGTTCGTCCCCTACGACGAACTCCGGTTCGTCCTCCCGACGGGCGAGAGCGGAGAGGCGGACGGAGGCGAGGAGACCGATGGGCGTGACGACGGAGAGGCGACGGACGCGGACGTCGATGTCCGGGGCGCGGCGGCGGCCGCCGAGGCGGAAGCGCGGGAACCGAACCCGACGGAGGAGACGGGAGAGACCGGAGGCGGAGACGAGGAGACGACGTCGGAAGCGTCCGCCCGGTCCCAAGCGACGGTGGAAGGAGAGACGGGCGCCGACGCCGATAGGAGAGCCTCGACGGCGGAGGACGAACCCCTGACCGCGGTTACGGGAATCGGCGGGGCGTACGCCAGCGTCCTCGGAGACGCGGGTCTCGACTCACTCGACGCCCTCGCCGCCGCGGACGCGACGGACGTGAGCGAGGCCGCTGGCGTCAGTCCGGAACGGGCAGAACAGTGGATTGCCGACGCCGCCGAGGCGTCCGAAGCGGACGTTCCGGAAGACGACGCCGACGACACCGGCGCGGAGGCGTAGGCGGGGTCAGTCCGCGAGTCCCCGGTTCGCCGCGACGAACGCCTCGGTCGTCTCGCGCCACGACTCGACGAGTTCGTCCTCGAACGGATCCGTCTCCATCGACTCGACGGCATCTCTCTCGGTCAACCACTCGACGGTCCGGCGGACGCCCGTCTCGAAGTCGACGGTGTACTCGAACCCCAACTCGCGTTTGGCCTTCTCGTTTTCGAAGACTGTGCTGTACTGGAAGTGGTCCCGGAGCATCCGCGTCCGTTCGGGCGCGACGGCGGTGAGAACCGCGGTCGGCACGTGGACCAACTCCGGTTCGGGCGCATCGAGCGCAGACGCGACGCGCCTGTGGTACTGGTTCCACGTCATCGTCTCGTCGCTCGTAACGTTGTACGCCTCGCCGTGGGCGTCCTCGTTCCCGACGGCGCCGACGAACGCCGCGGCCACGTCGTCGCGGTGGCACGGCCCCCAAAGCGACGTGCCGTCGCCGTGGACGACGATGGGCGCGCCCTCGCGGATTCTATCGACGTAGGACGACCCCATCCCGAAGGTGTGGACGAGCGTTCCGCCCTCGCCGTAGGTGTTCCACGGGCGGAGGACGGTCACGTCGAACGCCTCCCCGTGAACGTCGAAGAAGACGTCTTCGGCGGCGGTTTTGCCCGCGGCGTAGTCGCTGACGGGCGGGCGACGAGGGGCCTCTTCGGTCACCGGGTTTCGCGGCGGCGGCCGGTGGTAGACGTCGATGGTGCTACAGAAGACGTACTGGTCGATTCGGCCGCGGAAGGCGCGGACGGCGCTCTCGGCTTCCGCCTCGGTAAAACAGACCATGTCGATTACGCAGTCGGGTGCGGGGTCCAGTTCGCGCATCTGCGCTTCGAACCGGTCGAAGTCGGTCCGGTCGCCCCGGACGGCCGAGACGGTTTCGGGAATCTCGGCCTCCGTTTCGCCGCGGTTGTAGACGGTGACGTCGTGGCCCGAATCCACCAACTGTCGGGTGATTTCGGTGCTTATCAGACCGGTTCCGCCGACGACGAGAACGTGCATAGGTCCGGGCCGTCCCCGGGAGGTAAAAACCTCGGCGTCCCGGCCAGAAACGACGACGCGAGCGACGACTACCCGAGCGTGACGTCGAGATAGAGCATGACGGCGACGCCGACCATGAGACCGATGGTGGCGACGTGTTCGTGGCCGCGCGCGTGCGTCTCGGGAACGATCTCGTGGCTGATGACGAACAGCATTCCGCCCGCGGCAAAGCCCATCGCGTAGGGGACGACGGGCGCGACGAACGCCGCGGCGACGGCGCCGACGACGGCCAGCGGAATCTCGACGAGACCGGCGCGTATCCCCGCGATACCGGCGTAGAAGTACGACCCGAGGCCGGCGCTCCGGGCGGCGAGTGAGACGGCCAGACCCTCGGGGACGTTCTGCGCGCCGATGGCGAGCATGAGGGCGACGGCGTTGCCGATATCGCCGGACCCGAATCCGACCCCGACGGCGAGTCCCTCCGGCATGTTGTGGAGGGTGATGGCGACGATAAAGAGGACGACGGACGCCATCCTGCCGTCCGAGGGATCGACTCGGCGGCCGGTGACGACCTGTTGGACGTTCGGCGCCCAGTCGTCGGCCTTGTCGAGGAGGACAACGCCGAGTGCGAAGCCGACGAACACCGGAAACGGCCCGCCGAGTTCGATGCCCGGGAGCAGGAGACTCGTGAAACTCGCAGAGAGCATGACGCCCGCGGCGAAGCCGAGTGCGGCGTCTAACGTCCGTTCGCTCGGATTCGGGTAGACGACGATGGCGAGTGCGCCCACCGTGTTACAGAGCGCGATGAACGCGCCCCCGGCCAGTCCGAGTATCAGGGGGTCGGTCCCGAACAGGGAGACGAAAAGTTCCGCGGCGTTCATCTTTTTCGATGGTCGGTCGGCGGGTACGTGTACCTTCCGCCGACCGTGAGCGCGCGGGTATCACCCAGCGAAAACGGAAGCGAGGATATAGGCGTCCCGGGCGCAAACGCCCGACTGAGGGATATGTTCCAGCGAATCCTGTTGCCCACGGACGGAACCGAGTCGATGCAGACGGTCGTCGAAACAGCCGCGGACATCGCCACGCGGAGAGACGCGGAGGTACACGTCCTCTACGTCGTCGACGACCGAGCCTTTCTGACACTCCAAGAGGAGATGCAAGCGGACGTACTCGCCGAACTCGAAGGCGAGGCCGAAACCGCGACCGACCGTGCGGCGACCCGCCTCTCCGAGGCGGGCATCTCCGTCACCGAAGCCGTACGGAAGGGAGACCCCGCCGACGAGATTCTCGCGTACGCCGACGAGATGGACGCCGACCTGATAACGATGGGGACGCGCCGCGGCGACTACACGAAGAACCTCATCGGAAGCGTCTCGCAGAAAGTCGTCGCCGGGTCGAGCGTTCCGGTCTTGACCGCGAACCTCAACGGCGACGGGGAGTGAGCCGATACCGGCGGGCGGTTCTCTGCGTCGGCGTCGTCAGTTCTCGTCGCTCTCGAAGTCGATGGCGACGGAGTTGATGCAGTAGCGTTTCCCGGTGGGGTCCGGGCCGTCGTCGAAGACGTGTCCGAGGTGGCCGCCGCAGTTCTTACAGAGCACCTCGATGCGGCGCATCCCGTGGCGGGTGTCCGTCTCCGTCTCGACGTTGTCGTCGTTCGCGGCGAAGAAGGCAGGCCACCCGCATCCGGAGTCGTACTTCGTCTCGGAGTCGAACAGTTCCGCGCCGCACCCCGCACAGAGATACTGGCCGTCCTCGGAGCGGTCCAGATGCTCGCCGCTGAACCGAGGTTCGGTCCCGCGTTCTCGCAGAATCTCGTACTCTTCGTCGCTCAGTCGTTCGCGCCACTGGTCTTCGCTGTTCGGCACGTCGTCTGTCTCCGTCGCGCGTTCGCTCATACACGTGGTACGCGCCGCGGACGGAAAACGGCTTTCCGCGCCTACTCGTCGCGCCGGAGACGCGACGGGAGACGGAGCATCTCCAGTTCGTCGACGTCGAGTTCGAGCATCGACGCCCGCGTCACCGCCTTCGGGACGTCCGCCGGCGTCTGGTCGACGTCCAAGTTCGGCGGCGCCTTCGGCGTCCCGTCCTCGTCGACGAGAGCGTCCCACATCTCCGCGTCCGTGTCGAAGTCGCCGCGGACGTCTTGGACCTGCCTGCGGCCTTCGTTGTACGCCAAATCGAGGACGCTCCGCTGGTAGGCGGTGCTCGTGAGACGCCGGATGCGCGTCCGTTCGTCGGGGAACTCGTGGCCGAGTTCGCTGGCGATACCGAGCGCGTACATCCGTCTGAGAGCGTCCTCCGCTTCGAGAGTCTGCCAATCGGTGTCGAAGACCTGGTCGTACATGGGCCTACAGGTCCACGCGCTTTGTCGGGTCGACCACCAACCCCTCGTCGGAGAATTCGAGAGAGCGGATGTCGCAGTCGATATCGGTCCCGCGCATCTTCACGACCTGTATCCCGCGCGTCATCCCCGTCGCTTCGAGGTAGTTGTGGAAGAAGACGACGCCGTGTGCGAGGTAGTGTTCGTCCGAGTACGAACTCGGGTCGGTCATCTCCGAGATGAGAAGCGTCGTCGCCTCCCCTTGTTTCAACGCCGTGAGGAACCTCGTCATCTCCTCGTCGCCGTCGGCGAAAAAGAGCCGAAGCAGCATCGTCGAATCGACGACGAGGCGGTCGACCTGCCGTGAGTTGACGAACGCCACGATCTTGTCGGTGAGACTCTGGACGCTCGAAGGGTTGTTCCCCTGCGAGAACTGGTTCAGCAGGTGCTTTCCCTTCTGGCTCACGAGATTGATGAACCGGAACTGCTCGGAGGACGTGAGCGTCTCGAAGCCGAAGTCGTACCCCGACATGTCGTTTACCAGTTCCTCTTGCGTCTCGTGCATCGTAATGTACATGCAGTTTTCGCCGTTACGAAGCCCCTCGGCGATGAACTGCGCCGTGAACGTGGTCTTTCCACTTCCCGGCGGACCTGACAACACGTAGAGTCGTTGGGGGAGGAACCCACCTTCGATGAGGTGGTCGAACCCGCTAACCCCACTCGGAATCCGCATAGAGATATTCTCCGAAGACTGGGTTATAACGATTCCGGGGACGGCGAGGCGAACCCGTCACTCGGGGTACAGTTCGACCTCGCGTTCGACGGCGTCGATGCGCGCTACGTCCGCCTCGTCGAGAGCGAGACCGGTCGCCGCATCGAGGTTCGCGCGGAGGTGCGGCGTCGAACTCGACTTCGGAACGACCGCCATCCCCTTGGCTCGGAGCCACGCCAGACTGACCGCCTGCGGCGTCGTCCCGTGTTTCTCCGCCACCGCGACGACGTCGTCTACCTCCGTCACCTTCCCGCCCGCCATCGGCGAGTACGCCACCGGGACGGTTCCGTGTTCCCGCGCGTCTTCGAGGAGTTCGGGCCGAGAGAAAAGCGGGTGGTACTCCGTCTGGTGGGCCGCGATGGGCGCGTCGAGGTGGGCGCGCGCCGTCGCCAACTCCGCCACCTCGAAGTTGCTCACGCCGACGTGGCGAATCAGGCCCTCGTCGCGGAGGCGGTCGAACGCCGAGAGCGTCTCCGCGGGGTCGTACGCGTCGATGGGGCGGTGGACGTACAGCAGGTCGAGGTAGTCCACGCCGAGTCTGTCCATGCTCTCGCGCGTGCTCTCGATGACGTCGTCGTACGCGAGGTTGTCCGCCCACACCTTCGTCGCGAGGAACACGTCTTCGCGCGGAACGTCGGAGACGGCTATCGCGTCGCCGACGACGGACTCGTTGCCGTAAATCTGTGCGGTGTCCACGTGTCGATAGCCCATCTCCACGGCCGCCGTCACCGCCTCGGCGTCCGACGGCGTGTCGAGACCCATCGTTCCCAGTCCGACCGCGGGGACGTTCGCGTCTCCGAGCGTCCGAATCTCCGGTTCGTCGTCCATACCCGTTGCGCGGACCGCAGGGGTTTCAGCTGTGGGGTTCGCGCCCGAACCGTAATGCGGGACGGGACCGTAGACCGGTCTATGAGACGTCCGAGCGAACGGCACGACCGCGAGCAGCCGAATCGGGAGTCGAGAGTCGAGCCGAGAGACTGCGAGGGGCGGGCGTGACGAGACGCGTCGGAGTCGTCGGCGCGGGAGTGGCGGGGGTCGGTGCCGCGCACGCACTGGCCGACGCGGACGCCGAGGTGACGATTCTGGAGAAAAGCGGCGGCGTCGGCGGGCGGGCCGCGACGCGGCGACGACACGACTGCCACTACGACCACGGCGCGAACTACGTGAAGAACGTGGACGAACGGACCGAATCGCTCATCTCTGACCTCGGGGCGGACGGCTTGACGACTATCGAGGAACCGGTGTGGACGTTCGACGCCGCGGGCGAACTCTCAGAGAGCGACCGCGCGGAGAACGAGTCCCGAAAGTGGACGTGGACCGAGGGAATCACGCAACTGGCGAAACGCCTTCTCGACCGGACGGACGCCGACCTCCACCTGCGAACGCGAATCGAGACAGTCGCACAGGAGGACGGCGCGTGGACGCTCTCGGAGAGCGACGGCGAGGAGTTCGGCCCGTTCGACGACGTCCTCCTGACGCCGCCCGCGCCGCAGACGGCAGCGCTCCTCGATATGACCCGCTGGGACGACGACCGGTTGGACGAGGTCAGACGCGCCGTCGGTGCCGTGCCGTATCGGACCATCAGAACCGTCGTCCTCCACTACCCGTTCGCAGAGGAGTATCCGTGGTACGGCCTCGTGAACGCCGACAAGGAACACGAGATAGGGTGGCTCTCCCGCGAGGAGTGCAAAGACGGCCACGTCC includes:
- a CDS encoding aldo/keto reductase, with the protein product MDDEPEIRTLGDANVPAVGLGTMGLDTPSDAEAVTAAVEMGYRHVDTAQIYGNESVVGDAIAVSDVPREDVFLATKVWADNLAYDDVIESTRESMDRLGVDYLDLLYVHRPIDAYDPAETLSAFDRLRDEGLIRHVGVSNFEVAELATARAHLDAPIAAHQTEYHPLFSRPELLEDAREHGTVPVAYSPMAGGKVTEVDDVVAVAEKHGTTPQAVSLAWLRAKGMAVVPKSSSTPHLRANLDAATGLALDEADVARIDAVEREVELYPE
- a CDS encoding universal stress protein, whose protein sequence is MFQRILLPTDGTESMQTVVETAADIATRRDAEVHVLYVVDDRAFLTLQEEMQADVLAELEGEAETATDRAATRLSEAGISVTEAVRKGDPADEILAYADEMDADLITMGTRRGDYTKNLIGSVSQKVVAGSSVPVLTANLNGDGE
- a CDS encoding RAD55 family ATPase; amino-acid sequence: MRIPSGVSGFDHLIEGGFLPQRLYVLSGPPGSGKTTFTAQFIAEGLRNGENCMYITMHETQEELVNDMSGYDFGFETLTSSEQFRFINLVSQKGKHLLNQFSQGNNPSSVQSLTDKIVAFVNSRQVDRLVVDSTMLLRLFFADGDEEMTRFLTALKQGEATTLLISEMTDPSSYSDEHYLAHGVVFFHNYLEATGMTRGIQVVKMRGTDIDCDIRSLEFSDEGLVVDPTKRVDL
- the msrB gene encoding peptide-methionine (R)-S-oxide reductase MsrB, translated to MSERATETDDVPNSEDQWRERLSDEEYEILRERGTEPRFSGEHLDRSEDGQYLCAGCGAELFDSETKYDSGCGWPAFFAANDDNVETETDTRHGMRRIEVLCKNCGGHLGHVFDDGPDPTGKRYCINSVAIDFESDEN
- a CDS encoding helix-hairpin-helix domain-containing protein yields the protein MSSEHDGSTDEAQRLSVHLTNGPTVTCGNFKAIAEGVLLFADPGRERVSGFVPYDELRFVLPTGESGEADGGEETDGRDDGEATDADVDVRGAAAAAEAEAREPNPTEETGETGGGDEETTSEASARSQATVEGETGADADRRASTAEDEPLTAVTGIGGAYASVLGDAGLDSLDALAAADATDVSEAAGVSPERAEQWIADAAEASEADVPEDDADDTGAEA
- a CDS encoding NAD(P)/FAD-dependent oxidoreductase — translated: MTRRVGVVGAGVAGVGAAHALADADAEVTILEKSGGVGGRAATRRRHDCHYDHGANYVKNVDERTESLISDLGADGLTTIEEPVWTFDAAGELSESDRAENESRKWTWTEGITQLAKRLLDRTDADLHLRTRIETVAQEDGAWTLSESDGEEFGPFDDVLLTPPAPQTAALLDMTRWDDDRLDEVRRAVGAVPYRTIRTVVLHYPFAEEYPWYGLVNADKEHEIGWLSREECKDGHVPDGESLLVAQMSPEWSAERYAEPLDEVGPAAAGLVAELLGEDRYRAPDWTDDQGWRLALPDEGVDEAVLRSTADAGLHFAGDWVVGEGRVQRALWNGYDAGERIADRD
- a CDS encoding NAD-dependent epimerase/dehydratase family protein, with the protein product MHVLVVGGTGLISTEITRQLVDSGHDVTVYNRGETEAEIPETVSAVRGDRTDFDRFEAQMRELDPAPDCVIDMVCFTEAEAESAVRAFRGRIDQYVFCSTIDVYHRPPPRNPVTEEAPRRPPVSDYAAGKTAAEDVFFDVHGEAFDVTVLRPWNTYGEGGTLVHTFGMGSSYVDRIREGAPIVVHGDGTSLWGPCHRDDVAAAFVGAVGNEDAHGEAYNVTSDETMTWNQYHRRVASALDAPEPELVHVPTAVLTAVAPERTRMLRDHFQYSTVFENEKAKRELGFEYTVDFETGVRRTVEWLTERDAVESMETDPFEDELVESWRETTEAFVAANRGLAD
- a CDS encoding ZIP family metal transporter — its product is MNAAELFVSLFGTDPLILGLAGGAFIALCNTVGALAIVVYPNPSERTLDAALGFAAGVMLSASFTSLLLPGIELGGPFPVFVGFALGVVLLDKADDWAPNVQQVVTGRRVDPSDGRMASVVLFIVAITLHNMPEGLAVGVGFGSGDIGNAVALMLAIGAQNVPEGLAVSLAARSAGLGSYFYAGIAGIRAGLVEIPLAVVGAVAAAFVAPVVPYAMGFAAGGMLFVISHEIVPETHARGHEHVATIGLMVGVAVMLYLDVTLG